One Diospyros lotus cultivar Yz01 chromosome 1, ASM1463336v1, whole genome shotgun sequence genomic window carries:
- the LOC127791700 gene encoding 40S ribosomal protein S16, with product MAPTVESVQCFGRKKTAVAVTYCKRGRGLIKINGCPIELVEPEILRYKACEPILLLGRHRFAGVDMRIRVKGGGHTSQIYAIRQSIAKALVAFYQKYVDEQSKKEIKDILVRYDRTLLVADPRRCEPKKFGGRGARARFQKSYR from the coding sequence ATGGCGCCAACTGTCGAGTCTGTTCAGTGCTTCGGCCGGAAGAAGACGGCCGTCGCCGTCACCTACTGCAAGCGCGGCCGAGGCCTCATCAAGATCAACGGCTGCCCAATCGAGCTTGTTGAGCCGGAGATCCTCCGCTACAAGGCCTGCGAGCCCATCCTCCTGCTCGGCCGCCACCGCTTCGCCGGCGTCGACATGCGTATCCGCGTCAAGGGAGGCGGCCACACATCCCAGATCTATGCGATTCGCCAGAGCATCGCTAAGGCCCTCGTCGCCTTCTATCAGAAGTACGTCGACGAGCAATCCAAGAAGGAGATCAAGGACATCCTTGTTAGGTACGACCGCACTCTTCTTGTGGCCGATCCCAGGCGTTGTGAGCCCAAGAAATTCGGCGGTCGCGGTGCTCGTGCTAGGTTCCAGAAGTCCTACCGTTGA